A single window of Streptomyces sp. NBC_00464 DNA harbors:
- a CDS encoding histidine phosphatase family protein has translation MARPQRIVLVRHGESEGNADDTVYEREPDHALRLTPAGLRQSRETGVRLRELFDGERVSVYVSPYRRTHETFRSLGLDLESVRVREEPRLREQDWGNWQDRNDVRLQKAYRDAYGHFFYRFAQGESGADVYDRVGAFLESLYRSFEDPDHPQNVLLVTHGLTMRLFCMRWFHWSVAEFESLSNPGNGESRTLVLGKDGRYTLDRPFERWRTPEPYGITG, from the coding sequence ATGGCAAGACCGCAACGCATTGTCCTCGTCAGGCACGGCGAGTCCGAGGGCAATGCCGATGACACCGTGTACGAGCGCGAGCCCGACCACGCACTGAGGCTCACCCCGGCCGGGCTGCGGCAGTCCCGTGAGACGGGGGTGCGGCTGCGCGAGCTCTTCGACGGGGAGCGGGTGAGTGTGTACGTCTCGCCCTATCGCCGTACGCACGAGACGTTCCGGTCCCTCGGGCTGGATCTCGAAAGCGTCCGGGTGCGCGAGGAGCCCCGGCTGCGCGAGCAGGACTGGGGGAACTGGCAGGACCGGAACGACGTCCGCCTCCAGAAGGCGTACCGGGACGCCTATGGGCACTTCTTCTACCGCTTCGCGCAGGGCGAGTCGGGTGCGGACGTGTACGACCGGGTGGGTGCGTTCCTGGAGAGCCTGTACCGGAGCTTCGAGGACCCCGACCACCCGCAGAACGTCCTGCTGGTCACGCACGGACTGACGATGCGGCTGTTCTGCATGCGCTGGTTCCACTGGTCCGTGGCCGAATTCGAATCGCTGTCCAATCCCGGCAACGGGGAATCCCGGACGCTGGTACTCGGCAAGGACGGCCGTTACACGCTGGACAGGCCGTTCGAGCGCTGGCGTACCCCTGAGCCGTACGGCATCACCGGATAG
- a CDS encoding YdbC family protein, with protein MLVKWIRCNVGDRRGFEREQRKWAGLLGEPGFRGQGGGWSRSRPEVAHVFAFWENRVFYDSFMARGHDALAAAQAGTCNDIQVKLFEYRFDVKTGFEPHFTDADVVRVAHSRVHEDRVEHFALMQQRVWNPAMAGSPGMLRGVFGEAPGHEFLVLSMWQSSAERGKYRPGSVDRLSQRAQTEDDVVSLAGDVVQLEPAWTV; from the coding sequence GTGCTGGTCAAGTGGATTCGCTGCAATGTGGGTGACCGTCGCGGTTTCGAGCGGGAGCAGCGGAAGTGGGCGGGGCTACTGGGTGAGCCGGGGTTCAGGGGTCAGGGCGGTGGCTGGAGCCGCAGCCGGCCGGAGGTCGCCCATGTCTTCGCGTTCTGGGAGAACAGGGTCTTCTACGACTCGTTCATGGCGCGCGGCCATGACGCCCTGGCTGCCGCGCAGGCCGGTACGTGCAACGACATCCAGGTCAAGTTGTTCGAGTACCGCTTCGACGTGAAGACCGGCTTCGAACCCCACTTCACCGACGCGGATGTGGTCAGGGTCGCGCACAGCAGGGTCCATGAGGACCGGGTGGAGCACTTTGCGCTGATGCAGCAGCGCGTGTGGAATCCCGCGATGGCCGGATCACCCGGGATGCTGCGCGGCGTCTTCGGCGAGGCGCCCGGACACGAGTTTCTGGTTCTGTCGATGTGGCAGTCGAGCGCCGAGCGCGGCAAGTACCGGCCGGGGAGCGTGGACCGGCTCTCGCAGCGGGCGCAGACCGAGGACGACGTGGTCTCGCTGGCCGGCGATGTCGTCCAGCTCGAACCGGCCTGGACCGTGTGA
- a CDS encoding DUF1152 domain-containing protein → MTSLHANPLFERLDSAERILVAGAGGGFDIYAGLPLALSLIHRNKQVQFANLSFSALEGLPLDSWLAPDLAVITPETSLHQPYFPERTLAQWLTLHGYPGRVHALSRTGVQPLRDAYRALIERYDIDAVVLVDGGTDILMRGDESGLGTPEEDLTSVAALSAIEGPDRLVVSIGFGVDAYHGVSHGLVLENIAALERDGAYLGAFSVPRTTREGALFLDAVAHAQEHTPDHPSIVNGSIAAAVRGEFGDVRFTSRTSNSELFINPLMSLYFAFELEGIARNCLYLDRIEHTHLMRQVSSAIEAFRDEVRGRPPRRIPH, encoded by the coding sequence ATGACCTCGCTGCATGCCAACCCGCTGTTCGAACGCCTCGATTCGGCAGAACGGATCCTCGTCGCCGGTGCGGGCGGAGGCTTCGACATCTACGCCGGGCTCCCCCTCGCGCTCTCCCTGATCCACCGGAACAAACAGGTGCAGTTCGCCAATCTGTCCTTCAGTGCGCTCGAAGGGCTCCCCCTCGACTCCTGGCTCGCCCCCGACCTCGCCGTCATCACCCCCGAAACCTCCCTCCACCAGCCGTACTTCCCGGAGCGGACCCTCGCGCAGTGGCTCACCCTGCACGGCTACCCGGGCCGCGTCCACGCCCTGTCCCGTACGGGCGTGCAGCCGCTGCGCGACGCCTACCGTGCGCTGATCGAGCGGTACGACATCGACGCGGTCGTTCTCGTCGACGGGGGTACCGACATCCTGATGAGGGGCGACGAATCCGGCCTGGGGACCCCGGAGGAGGACCTGACCAGCGTCGCGGCGCTCTCCGCGATCGAAGGACCGGACCGGCTGGTCGTCTCCATCGGCTTCGGCGTCGACGCCTACCACGGCGTGAGCCACGGACTCGTCCTGGAGAACATCGCCGCGCTCGAACGCGACGGCGCGTACCTGGGCGCGTTCTCCGTGCCCCGTACGACCCGCGAGGGCGCGCTGTTCCTCGACGCGGTGGCCCATGCCCAGGAGCACACACCCGATCATCCGAGCATCGTCAACGGATCGATCGCCGCGGCGGTCCGGGGAGAGTTCGGAGACGTCAGGTTCACCTCGCGCACCAGCAACAGCGAGCTGTTCATCAATCCACTGATGTCGCTGTACTTCGCCTTCGAACTGGAGGGAATCGCCCGCAACTGCCTCTATCTGGACCGCATCGAGCACACCCACCTCATGCGTCAGGTCAGCAGCGCGATCGAGGCGTTCCGGGACGAGGTGCGCGGCCGCCCGCCGCGCCGGATCCCGCATTGA